The following coding sequences lie in one Capsicum annuum cultivar UCD-10X-F1 chromosome 5, UCD10Xv1.1, whole genome shotgun sequence genomic window:
- the LOC107870047 gene encoding pentatricopeptide repeat-containing protein At4g31850, chloroplastic, producing MGVIILSSSPICCNNFNCVSVTDTRQSTSSSNGCSVRGRLNFSSCGGVINCDIIRKKNVGSSRFVISSCGVVMNCEKIKGGNVGSSRFLMKCSNDVVLGKDLNFLSEGSVMNCEKIRKKNVGSSKFVMKCSNDVVVNCEKIRKKDVGSSRFVMKCSNDVVLDRDLSFCSCVCVVNCKEIRKRNVGFSRFVVKCSNDVVLVNGKCRSGISAEGVLRDLRSISEPTEALALFKSVAEMPMVVHTTEICNYMLEYLRVLDRVNDMAVVFDLMQKQIVYRNLDTYLIIFKGLHIRGGIREAPFALERMKKAGFVLNAYSYNGLIHLILQAGFWQEGLKVYRRMISEKLKPSLKTYSALMVACGKRRDTETVMRLLGEMDGLGLRPNIYTYTICIRVLGRAGKIDDACAILKRMDDEGCAPDVVTYTVLIDSLCIAGKVDIAKEVFFKMKAGRHKPDRVTYITLLDRLSDRKDLDSVRDFLDRMEADGYKPDVVSFTILVDALCKVGNITEAFSTLDVMKEKGILPNLHTYNSLIRGLLRKNKVNEALELFDSMKSLGVEVTAYTYILFIDYYGKSGEPDKALETFEKMKAHGIVPNIVACNASLYSIAEMGRLGEAKSIFDGIKESGYVPNSITYNMMMKCYSNAGKIDEAIKLLSEMLESGCDPDVIVVNSLIDILYKDGRASEAWAMFYRLKDMKLTPSVVTYNTLLAGLGKEGKIREAYELLDSMALHGCAPNTITYNTLLDTLCKNGEVATALTLLYQMTGPNCFPDVFSYNTVIFGLAKEKRVTEAFLLYHQMKKKMYPDCVTVYGLLPILVKDGLVDDAVKIVDGFVNQALNRSDRSFWLQLMEGILGEAEIDHSISFAEKLASYRICRNDLIIVPVIRVLCKQKKALDAHDLFVKFKNKFGIHPTLRSYYPLVEGLLNVHHLKELAWHLFKEMKNAGCAPDVYTYNLFLDELGKSGKVDELFELYEEMLHRGCKPIAITYNILISGLVKSNEVERAIDFYYDLVSLGFTPTPCTYGPLINGLFKVKNFDKAKDLFDEMVEYGCRPNSAIYNILINGFGKAGDLKSACDLFNRMNKEGVRPDLKTYTILVDCLCSSGKVDDALNYFEELKSAGLDPDLISYNLMINGLGKSRKMKEALYLLDEMKSKGITPNLYTYNTLILNLGIAGMLEEAGKMYEELQQQGFEPDVFTYNALIRGYSKSGDPDGAYAIYEKMMVGGCSPNGGTFAQLPN from the coding sequence ATGGGTGTAATTATACTTAGTTCCTCACCAATTTGCTGCAATAATTTTAACTGTGtatctgtaactgacactagacAATCTACTAGTAGTAGTAATGGGTGTTCAGTTAGAGGGAGATTGAATTTTTCCTCATGTGGGGGTGTGATAAATTGTGatataattaggaaaaaaaatgtGGGGTCTTCAAGATTTGTGATTTCCTCATGTGGGGTTGTGATGAATTGTGAGAAAATTAAGGGGGGAAATGTGGGGTCTTCAAGATTTTTGATGAAATGTTCAAATGATGTTGTGTTAGGTAAAGACTTGAACTTTTTATCTGAGGGGTCTGTGATGAATTGTgagaaaattaggaaaaagaatGTGGGGTCTTCAAAATTTGTGATGAAATGTTCCAATGATGTTGTGGTGAATTGtgagaaaattaggaaaaaagatGTGGGGTCTTCAAGATTTGTGATGAAATGTTCAAATGATGTTGTGTTGGATAGGGACTTGAGTTTTTGCTCTTGTGTGTGTGTGGTGAATTGTAAGGAAATTAGGAAAAGAAATGTGGGGTTTTCAAGATTTGTGGTGAAATGTTCAAATGATGTTGTGTTAGTGAATGGTAAATGTAGAAGTGGCATATCTGCTGAGGGAGTGTTGAGGGACTTGAGGTCGATTTCGGAACCAACTGAAGCTTTAGCTTTGTTTAAATCCGTAGCAGAGATGCCTATGGTTGTGCATACTACGGAAATTTGTAATTACATGTTGGAGTATTTGAGGGTTCTTGATAGGGTGAATGATATGGCGGTAGTGTTTGATTTGATGCAAAAACAGATAGTTTATAGGAATTTGGATACTTATTTGATTATATTTAAGGGTCTTCATATAAGGGGAGGAATACGTGAAGCTCCGTTTGCTCTTGAAAGGATGAAGAAAGCAGGGTTCGTGTTGAATGCTTACTCGTACAACGGGTTGATACATTTGATTCTTCAAGCAGGGTTTTGGCAGGAAGGTTTAAAGGTTTATAGGAGGATGATTTCGGAAAAGCTTAAGCCGAGCCTTAAAACATACTCTGCGTTAATGGTTGCGTGTGGTAAAAGAAGGGATACTGAAACGGTCATGAGATTGTTAGGTGAGATGGATGGTTTGGGATTAAGACCGAATATTTATACTTATACCATTTGCATTAGAGTGCTCGGAAGGGCTGGAAAGATTGATGATGCTTGTGCTATATTAAAGAGAATGGATGATGAAGGTTGTGCTCCGGATGTTGTTACTTACACCGTCCTCATTGATTCTCTTTGCATTGCTGGAAAGGTAGATATTGCTAAAGAAGTCTTTTTCAAGATGAAAGCTGGGCGCCATAAACCTGATCGGGTGACTTACATCACTTTGCTAGATAGGCTTAGTGATCGTAAGGACTTGGACTCCGTAAGGGACTTCTTGGACAGGATGGAGGCTGATGGTTATAAGCCGGATGTCGTCTCTTTTACCATACTTGTTGATGCTTTGTGCAAAGTAGGTAACATCACTGAAGCATTTTCTACATTAGATGTAATGAAGGAAAAAGGGATCTTACCGAATCTTCATACTTATAATTCATTGATCAGGGGCCTGCTAAGAAAGAACAAGGTTAATGAAGCGTTGGAGCTGTTTGATAGCATGAAATCTCTTGGAGTTGAGGTCACAGCTTACACGTATATCCTGTTTATTGACTACTACGGGAAATCTGGTGAGCCTGATAAAGCACTTGAAACATTTGAGAAGATGAAAGCTCATGGAATCGTGCCTAACATTGTAGCTTGCAATGCATCTTTGTACAGTATAGCAGAAATGGGAAGGCTTGGAGAGGCGAAAAGTATATTTGATGGAATTAAAGAGAGTGGATATGTTCCAAATTCAATCACCTACAACATGATGATGAAATGCTATAGTAATGCAGGGAAAATTGATGAAGCTATTAAGTTACTCTCCGAGATGCTAGAAAGTGGTTGTGATCCTGATGTGATTGTAGTCAATTCATTGATTGACATACTTTATAAGGATGGTCGGGCTAGTGAAGCGTGGGCAATGTTTTACAGATTGAAGGATATGAAACTGACTCCTTCCGTTGTGACCTACAACACTTTACTGGCTGGATTAGGTAAAGAAGGAAAGATCCGAGAGGCCTATGAGTTACTGGATAGCATGGCTCTTCACGGGTGTGCTCCAAACACAATCACTTACAATACACTTTTAGATACTCTTTGCAAGAACGGTGAGGTTGCTACAGCCTTGACGTTGCTTTACCAAATGACGGGACCAAATTGCTTTCCGGATGTTTTCAGTTATAACACTGTAATCTTTGGGTTGGCTAAAGAAAAAAGGGTAACCGAAGCATTTTTGCTATACCAtcagatgaagaagaaaatgtaTCCCGACTGTGTAACAGTATATGGTCTTCTACCTATTCTTGTGAAAGATGGCTTAGTTGACGATGCTGTTAAGATTGTGGATGGTTTTGTTAACCAGGCTTTGAATAGGTCGGATAGATCCTTTTGGCTGCAACTGATGGAAGGTATTTTGGGTGAAGCTGAAATAGATCATTCCATTTCTTTTGCCGAAAAACTGGCATCGTATCGTATTTGCAGAAATGACTTAATAATAGTACCTGTTATTAGAGTTCTTTGCAAGCAAAAGAAAGCCCTTGATGCTCATGATCTTTTTGTAAAGTTCAAGAACAAATTCGGAATTCACCCAACACTAAGATCATATTATCCTTTGGTTGAAGGACTTCTGAATGTTCATCATCTTAAAGAATTGGCATGGCATCTTTTCAAGGAAATGAAAAATGCCGGTTGTGCTCCAGATGTTTATACCTATAATTTGTTTCTTGATGAACTTGGAAAGTCCGGGAAGGTTGATGAACTTTTTGAGTTGTATGAGGAGATGCTCCACAGAGGATGTAAGCCGATCGCAATAACTTACAATATTCTCATTTCGGGTTTGGTGAAGTCTAATGAAGTAgagagagcaatagatttttacTATGATCTTGTTAGTTTAGGCTTTACACCTACGCCTTGTACATATGGTCCTCTCATAAATGGGCTTTTTAAGGTTAAAAATTTCGACAAAGCAAAGGACCTTTTTGATGAAATGGTGGAATATGGATGCAGACCTAATTCTGCTATCTACAACATTCTCATAAATGGGTTCGGGAAAGCAGGTGATCTGAAATCCGCGTGTGATCTCTTCAACAGAATGAATAAAGAAGGAGTTAGACCGGATTTAAAGACGTACACCATTCTTGTAGATTGCCTATGCTCTTCGGGGAAGGTGGACGATGCTCTAAACTACTTTGAGGAACTGAAATCAGCTGGTCTTGatcctgatttgatttcttacAACCTTATGATCAACGGTCTTGGGAAGTCCCGTAAAATGAAGGAAGCACTGTATCTTCTTGATGAGATGAAAAGCAAAGGAATCACCCCGAATCTTTATACCTATAATACCTTGATACTCAATCTTGGAATTGCTGGAATGTTGGAAGAGGCTGGAAAAATGTATGAAGAACTTCAGCAACAAGGTTTTGAACCTGACGTTTTTACATATAATGCTCTTATTAGAGGGTACAGCAAGTCCGGTGATCCAGATGGCGCGTATGCCATTTATGAGAAGATGATGGTCGGGGGTTGTAGCCCGAATGGTGGGACTTTTGCACAGCTACCTAATTAA